GCATCTGATTCTAAAGTATTCGGTTACGAGACCATAATTTTGTAAAGCAACAGAAAAATGTAGAGACATTCCTTTATGAGCTCTGCTGCTAGTCTGGACCCCAGAAATACAACAGTTTAAGTGACATACTACTCAAAGAATTCCGTAAGAGCTGAACACATTTTATTCCAGCTGTAATTTTTGCTgtctttatttttacataatgATCTAAAACAGGTTATGTGTGATAGGCATCTAACTAATTGCCAGTAACTCAGAATACAAAATCTACTTGTTAAAAAACAATTATCCTTTTCTTGAAACATCCCCAGAAGATGACTAACATTGTTTTTAATTGTTAATTTTTGCTATaacaaacattaagtacctaTGATCTAGAAGGAATAAATCCTCTGAGAGTTTTACAAGGAATAAAACTATCAAAGTAACCTGAGgttttaaatgaaataagaaattataaattttcAATAAGATCCTGAAAACACATGGGCattatataattatgtttttaacttatttttttaaaaggaacagTGTATCATTTTTGTAAATCCCCACATGATAAAGGACATATTCTTAAAAGTCAGAACAAGGACAGTTTTCTTACCTTTCTTTAAACAGATCACTTTTTTGTTTTCTAGTAGCAGAAACAGAACTCTTGTTAGGTAGTCCAGGAGGAGGCTGGCTACTGACCATTGCCTTATAAAACTAAATTTCAAAAAGCATTAAATAGTTAACCAGAGTGTTTTATCTTGTTAATATTGTGATGATCTACAGCTGCCCTAGAAAAATATCCCTATGTTATTGGGTAAccagacaatttaaaaataaactttaccATATATTCTATACAGAAGGTCAGTCTGAAAATGCTATAAAACTACAACTTGTGCTCTATCTAGTGAAAGAAATTCCAATGATCAGGAATTTTTCAGTCTTAGCAGATAATGAATGTACTGTCAAGAATAATTCCCATGTCTGACTTTTATCAAAATTATAAAGTTCCATCCCAATTAATTTAAAAGAGTTttgtttaaaaagtatttttcccaAATACAAGAAGCCTCAGAGTCAGTAAAGGTATATAtacttctactttttaaaatcattatgtAAAAATGAGTAAAagcttatttcattaaaattattttcccaagtaTTTTTCCTTGGGAGTAATGACCaccaaaattaactttttttccagTGAAATTATTGTAGTGCAAGCATACTGCTCTCAATGAATAGGATATGTAGGATAAAGTGCAATGTAAGTAAACATGTATTTCAACCTAATTGGACTTTCTCAGTCCTTGATAAACATGAAATGTTGAaaagaaacaataattaaaatCTGAAAGAAGATTCCACTAAGAGTAATAACTCgttaaatttaaaacaagcttCAGTCTCCAGAACTACTTTGCATTATTTGTCACTGCCAAACTGGGGAATTAGGGATTCTTAGGTACTTAGCTTCCATTCCAAGTCCTATGTGCTTTCTACAAACTAGAGATTACAGAATTGCTGCTGTTTCAGACTATAAGCTCAGGCACTTTTCAGCAAAGGCCTTTATTTTCTTCTGCCCAGGAGGTCAGAAAAAGaaagggttgggttttttgttgttgtttttttggtttgtaaATCTGAGGAATTGTACAGAGAAAACTTCTAGCAATACTGTAGTGtaaaaatactttcaaaatttGTAGCAGTAAGAAATTTGGGTTAAGTCCTAAAACATATTTTGCTTCCCTACTTATAAATTAAGCAGACATAAAAGCAATAAtgacctaatttttaaaaattaacaacttCTTAATTGCCTTTTATTGTCTACAGGTTTATAACTTAGAACTATCTCCTCAATCATCTGCTTTGATGTGACAGAAAGTTGATTATGATTTCCAAATGTAAATAAGCACCCAATAAAAATCTTGGTTTTGTATATTATGTCTGATTAAGGATTGCTATTTAACTTTCCAAAAATCATCCAATGAGAAATCAGTGAAGTAACTGTTAAAATACACAAATTTTAATAACTACAATTCCTCCAAAAACAGTTTCTTTAACTCCTGGCTGTCAAAACTATATAATTTGAAGTGTGtctcatataaataaaatgtagaaGCAACTTGGCTAGGAGGATCTCACCTTAGGACTTCTGCAGCCCTCAAAATCAAATGTTTATACCAAATAACTACTTTAAAAGAATAGAGGACCATATAATTTCATAGACTTATCACTTGTACCTCTGTTGACTTTCAACTGTTGGTTTGGGAACCAACTGCTTTCCTGAACTGCCTTTTTTTGGCATTTGAGTACAGTATGACTACTTAGATGTCCTTAGTGCTAACAGATATGATTTACAGAAGTTCTTACATGATACAATGATCTGCTGACAGAGATATGTGTGGGCCTAGTAATCTAATATATTACCAAAAGAAAAATTAGCAgctacatataaataaatgaattaaaaagttaAGATGACTTTTTTTTGCCCTCCCCCATTCTGAGCTTTTATTAAAAAGGACATACTTTATTCTCATATAGCTACCAGTCAAATTTCATTTCAGCATTAAATGCTACCTAGGAAATTTTACTGCTTTTTGGCAAATGAGCTGAATacatttctataatttataaggccaataaaaatgtttaagaacAGTCATGGAAAGCCATGAAACAAAATAggaaagattagaaggaaaagaattggaattgaAAGAAGGGTTTGTCAAGAAAAGATTTCCCATTTAAATCATACAAGACTACTGTGTTTTTCATATTTCACACTGGTTATGGTCTCACTGACCTTAGCTTCATTGCTGAGGCAAATTTTTTGTTATTAAGGACcttctgaaaattaaaatttttccttgcaaaacatatttcagtcCTTTACAGTGGAAACACTTGATAGGCCAATCTATAGCTGAACTATTACCACTCAAAACCCCTTTCAAGTTAGCTTTTCAAGTGATAATAATACTATAAGGTTCGTGAGGGTCAGAGAAGTGACTATTTGAAATCCAATACAGCAATTTTTATCTTAGGgcctacatttaatttttttaagttgattagGAAAAAAGATTAAGAGAGTGGGAAAGGAAAGCAAATTTGACTGCAGGTCAAAATATTTCTACAGAATCAAAAAGCAACTTACTGTTAATCCAGCAGAGCTAGTAACAGATTAGTTGAATTTTACATGGATCACAAGCAAAAGGATGCTAAAGTTGGAATTGTGAAGGTAGccctttaaaaatggaaattgaagaatACCTTATGTTCAATAATTCTAACTAGAAATCAATGCTGGCAGACATTAATATACTAAAAGGCTTACCCAACTCTGAATACATCATTAACACAATTTTAAATACTTCGAAAAAAGTTTCCCGATATAAAAATGATTCCTTGTTTTAACAACCAGTTTCAACAAAACAATTCCAGTTCTATTTCTTTTAAGTTTGCCTAACCACACAAACCTAAGCAGAAACTTCATAACTATGCTGTTTGAACATTTCTAATTGAATTTAGacgaattttaaaaaatcaattttaaattaaCCTCACTAttggtttttattgttttgtttttaccttaaCTACTGCATGCCAGAGGTTTGCTAATGCAAATGCTCGTAGAGCTAGCAACCACAGTGCTATCTGAAGATTGTTTGTTGTACATTTTAAACCTGAAAGcattttcttatattctattGTTTGCTCTGACGACATAAGGTTTAGATAGTCAAGGAAAACATATTTTGTCTCATCATTCAGAAGAACTTCAGGATATTCACATAGTGTTGCAGAACGGACGGAGTGCAGGTGAGAGAATTCTAACTCGGCTCCTACTTCCTCAAAAAATGCACTTTGCAGTTCATCATCAAAAAGTCCCATTTCTAACTGTAGCaagtttaatttttgtttgtatgGTAGTTCTGACAGCCAGAAATTTGCAAACCTTACAAAATTATCCCCTATGTGACACCATTCTCTGAGGTCATTAATAGAATAGATAGCTCTTTCCAGCCAGTCACTCACTAATGCTTCATTAAGACCACAGAAAATCTTAGCAAAATGTTCTTTTGCAGGAAAAAGCATATTAACTGAATCTTTCTGACCAGCTGCTTTAGTTGAATTTCTTCTTGTTGATTTTCTCAAATAAGGAAGCATTTTGTTACCAATATGAGGCAAGGGATCAGCCTTACTCAAATAATTCTTTATCTCAGATGAGAATAGCTCTTTGTGTAAACTTCTGTTGAAATCCACTCCAGGTTTATTTGACCAGGAGCACATGTCTGATAGATGAGGGATCTCCTTCTGTTGCTGTCTTTTATTAACTCTACAAAGGAGTTTGTTGGAATCAACATCATCCTCTCCTTTCACGCTAATGTGGCAACTGCCCAGAGTAGTTCTTCTGTCCCTCATCGTTTCCATCTTATGAAGCAGTAAACTCAGAGATAGTCCTTTGTTACAGTCAGCCAAATATATTCAGTGGATCTCAATAtgtacctgaaaaaaaaattatcaattagTACCTTTTTTGAATTATAATCTTAAAATAGtgaaaaccaaaacctcaaacaGCTTTTAAATCTTGCTATTTAGGAATCAATATATTCtctaaaagttgaaaaaaatattaatggcaGACTCctatatatgatataatagtaTGATAGTGGTCTAAACTCAAGTAATaacttatcaaaaatatggattTCATAATCTTAagaggaactatttttttttaacccttaccttccatcttggagtcaatactgtgtattggctccaaggcagaagagtggtaagggctaggcaatgggggtcaagtgacttgcccagggtcacacagctgggaaatgtctgaggtaagatttgaacctaggacctcccatctctagggctggctctcaatccactgagctacccagctgcccccgaactgttatttttttaaagttctgacttatttttttaaagcaaacccTCAATCTAAATCACTACATAGtttttctaattctctctctctcaccatttatgatttaatttcaaggtactttttttttttaacccttacctttaggCTTAGaatctattgattccaaggcagaatagcagtaaggactaggcaagtgtctgaggccagatttgaacctaggtccttccaactccactTTTGGTATTCTATCCACCTAACTATCCTACTCcaactactttttttctttttctttctatttttccattgtcatgcaaaacacacttccatattggtcattgttgtaagagcacactcatacataaccaaaacaccaaaataaaaccaaagaaatactaatgtgaaagatgactgacagttctttctctggaggtggatagcatttacGTTAATAAGTTCAAGctacttaaaaataataagacaGTGTTAGAAAGGACTGACTAATGTCAAGAAGTATCAGCAAAATAATTATACTAAGTACTTTTTACTACCATTTCTTTAGGAAATTTACTAAAAAGGAAAGCTTTAGGAGTCTTCCACCGCATATCTGAAATGTTTTCATGAGAGCTCTCAGTtagttttattaaatatctttgtattaactttcataatacatgatatcattcATAGCTTTtatataagctgccaagaagtgcTTCTTTTGGGGAAaagtgagagagggaaaggtagctgcctttctgaatatcagaaCCTGGAGGGATAAAGCAAATctgaaaattaaatttgaaaggaGAAggtaataaaatgattttttaaaaactctttccttGCTATCTGTAGATACAGCTGCAATAGAATAATGATCCTTCTATTCAAATCTGAAGTCTCTGAGACCACTGAGGAATCTCGTGGAGATGCATGTTGATTAACCCCATGTAATATAAAATTAAGTTAGCTTCTCAATGCTTTGGGCTTTTGTAGTAAAGATGAAATCAGTCTGCCATTGAAGAACTGCATCTTTCTACAAGTctatcaatactatatatttgcTTCAAATCATAACAAATGTTTTCTATAGTGACACCTACTGAAATTCCTAGTCGTATATTTAATGTAAATAACAATTGCCACATCACTCAGTTGCTTCTGTGGAAACAAAGCAGATATTAGGTAAAGTGGCATTTTTGGTcagaaatcacagaatttcagaactggaaacAATTTCAGTGGCCAGTAAATATAATAT
The window above is part of the Monodelphis domestica isolate mMonDom1 chromosome 7, mMonDom1.pri, whole genome shotgun sequence genome. Proteins encoded here:
- the LOC103102040 gene encoding protein FAM220A isoform X1; its protein translation is METMRDRRTTLGSCHISVKGEDDVDSNKLLCRVNKRQQQKEIPHLSDMCSWSNKPGVDFNRSLHKELFSSEIKNYLSKADPLPHIGNKMLPYLRKSTRRNSTKAAGQKDSVNMLFPAKEHFAKIFCGLNEALVSDWLERAIYSINDLREWCHIGDNFVRFANFWLSELPYKQKLNLLQLEMGLFDDELQSAFFEEVGAELEFSHLHSVRSATLCEYPEVLLNDETKYVFLDYLNLMSSEQTIEYKKMLSGLKCTTNNLQIALWLLALRAFALANLWHAVVKFYKAMVSSQPPPGLPNKSSVSATRKQKSDLFKERAFQSIQLGYIDVLHYLIKGHQIDPYVVDENNRNMIFLSVIHNQPKILEYFLDMDSPIPNVNQAAENGNTPLHAAVNIRKTDIMSLLLRFAEIDVNAPNYQCNGATALHLAIVYGHLDICYLLLKAAADPEIQMGELTPLQLAQHMGNKTIENLIRFHVNKSKKGK
- the LOC103102040 gene encoding protein FAM220A isoform X2, producing METMRDRRTTLGSCHISVKGEDDVDSNKLLCRVNKRQQQKEIPHLSDMCSWSNKPGVDFNRSLHKELFSSEIKNYLSKADPLPHIGNKMLPYLRKSTRRNSTKAAGQKDSVNMLFPAKEHFAKIFCGLNEALVSDWLERAIYSINDLREWCHIGDNFVRFANFWLSELPYKQKLNLLQLEMGLFDDELQSAFFEEVGAELEFSHLHSVRSATLCEYPEVLLNDETKYVFLDYLNLMSSEQTIEYKKMLSGLKCTTNNLQIALWLLALRAFALANLWHAVVKFYKAMVSSQPPPGLPNKSSVSATRKQKSDLFKERAFQSIQLGYIDVLHYLIKGHQIDPYVVDENNRNMIFLSVIHNQPKILEYFLDMDIWIFVICCLKLQLIQKFKWEN